The following are encoded together in the Oryzias melastigma strain HK-1 linkage group LG17, ASM292280v2, whole genome shotgun sequence genome:
- the LOC112147347 gene encoding calcium-binding mitochondrial carrier protein Aralar1 isoform X1 has product MAVKVQSTKRGDPNELKAIFQKYASIVDKDGERFMTPADFVQNYLGLHTQIHHNPKTVQLIAAVADTTKDGLISFQEFLAFESVLCAPDALFIVAFQLFDKTGTGTVSFENVRDIFSQTTVHHHIPFNWDCEFIRLHFGHDRKKDLSYLEFTQFLQELQLEHARQAFAQKDKGKNGVISAMDFSDIMATIRHHMLTPFVEENLVSAAGGSTSHMVSFSYFNAFNSLLNNMELIRKIYSTMAGTRKDTLVTKEEFVHAANKFGQITPMEVDILYQLSGLHSPSGRLNLLDIERVAPLEEGCLPHHLVETQKQSHGDGSRPIWLQVAESAYRFFLGSIAGATGATAVYPIDLVKTRMQNQRSTGSFVGELMYKNSFDCAKKVLRYEGFFGFYRGLVPQLIGVAPEKAIKLTVNDFVRDKFTQKDDTIPLFAEIMAGGCAGASQVIFTNPLEIVKIRLQVAGEITTGPRVSALSVVRDLGFFGLYKGAKACFLRDIPFSAIYFPVYAHTKAQLADENGRLGALQLLTAGAIAGVPAASLVTPADVIKTRLQVAARAGQTTYDGVIDCFKKIMREEGFRALWKGAGARMCRSSPQFGVTLVTYELLQRWFYVDFGGHRPAGSEPTPKSRISELPPINAEHIGGYRLAAATFAGVENKFGLHLPKFKSSGVVSIHHREPAAPVQAP; this is encoded by the exons ATGGCGGTCAAG gtGCAATCGACCAAACGTGGGGACCCAAATGAATTGAAAGCCATTTTCCAGAAG TATGCCAGTATAGTGGACAAGGATGGGGAAAGGTTCATGACTCCAGCTGACTTTGTACAGAACTATCTGGGACTTCACACACAGATTCACCACAACCCCAAAACTGTCCAACTCATTGCTGCTGTTGCTGATACCACAAAGGACGG GCTCATCTCATTCCAGGAGTTCCTTGCATTCGAGTCTGTGCTGTGTGCACCAGACGCCCTCTTCATAGTAGCTTTTCAACTCTTTGACAAGACCGGAACCGGGACCGTTTCCTTCG aaaatgtgcgAGACATCTTCAGTCAAACCACGGTCCACCACCACATTCCCTTCAACTGGGACTGCGAGTTCATCCGCCTGCACTTTGGTCACGATCGCAAGAAAGACCTCAGCTACCTGGAGTTCACACAATTCCTGCAG GAGCTGCAGTTGGAGCACGCACGCCAGGCGTTTGCCCAGAAGGACAAAGGGAAGAATGGGGTCATCTCTGCTATGGACTTCAGTGACATAATGGCCACAATCAGACACCACATGCTTACTCCTTTTGTGGAGGAGAACCTTGTCTCG gctgcagggggcagcacctCCCACATGGTCAGCTTCTCCTACTTCAACGCATTCAACTCCCTCCTGAACAACATGGAGCTCATCCGCAAGATCTACAGCACAATGGCCGGCACGCGGAAGGACACGCTGGTCACTAAAG AGGAGTTTGTTCATGCTGCCAACAAGTTTGGTCAGATCACTCCAATGGAAGTCGATATCTTGTACCAGTTGTCAGGCCTGCACTCTCCCTCTGG GCGTCTGAATCTCCTCGACATCGAAAGAGTAGCTCCACTAGAAGAAGGATGTCTTCCCCACCACTTGGTCGAAACCCAAAAACAG TCTCATGGAGACGGCTCCAGGCCCATTTGGCTCCAGGTGGCAGAATCAGCCTACAGGTTCTTTCTGGGTTCCATTGCTGGAG CCACCGGTGCTACAGCGGTGTACCCCATCGACTTGGTGAAGACTCGTATGCAGAACCAGAGGTCCACTGGGTCGTTTGTTGGAGAGCTGATGTACAAGAACAGCTTTGACTGTGCAAAGAAGGTTCTTCGTTATGAGGGCTTTTTTGGCTTCTACAGAG GTCTGGTTCCTCAGCTCATCGGTGTTGCTCCTGAAAAAGCCATCAAACTCACA gTAAACGACTTTGTTCGAGACAAATTCACCCAAAAAGACGACACAATTCCTCTATTTGCTGAGATCATGGCTGGAGGCTGT GCCGGAGCATCTCAGGTGATCTTCACAAACCCTCTGGAGATCGTGAAGATTCGCCTGCAGGTCGCAGGTGAGATCACCACCGGGCCTCGAGTCAGCGCCCTCAGCGTTGTCCGCGACCTGGGCTTCTTCGGCCTCTACAAG GGTGCCAAAGCTTGCTTCTTGAGGGACATTCCCTTCTCGGCCATCTATTTCCCCGTGTACGCCCACACTAAGGCACAGTTAGCAGATGAAAACGGTCGACTGGGAGCTTTGCAGCTTCTCACTGCAGGAGCCATTGCAG GTGTCCCTGCTGCCTCCCTCGTGACTCCTGCTGATGTCATCAAGACGCGACTGCAGGTCGCCGCAAGGGCGGGGCAGACCACTTATGATGGGGTCATCGACTGCTTTAAGAAGATTATGAGGGAGGAAGGCTTCCGGGCTTTGTGGAAAGGCGCTGGAG CTCGCATGTGCCGCTCCTCCCCTCAGTTTGGTGTGACCCTGGTGACTTATGAACTTCTGCAGCGATGGTTTTATGTTGACTTTGGAGGACA TCGCCCTGCAGGCTCCGAGCCGACGCCCAAATCTCGCATTTCCGAGCTTCCCCCCATCAACGCCGAGCATATCGGAGGCTACCGCCTGGCCGCAGCTACCTTCGCTGGGGTGGAGAACAAATTCGGCCTCCATCTTCCCAAGTTCAAGTCTT
- the LOC112147347 gene encoding calcium-binding mitochondrial carrier protein Aralar1 isoform X2 → MATVQSTKRGDPNELKAIFQKYASIVDKDGERFMTPADFVQNYLGLHTQIHHNPKTVQLIAAVADTTKDGLISFQEFLAFESVLCAPDALFIVAFQLFDKTGTGTVSFENVRDIFSQTTVHHHIPFNWDCEFIRLHFGHDRKKDLSYLEFTQFLQELQLEHARQAFAQKDKGKNGVISAMDFSDIMATIRHHMLTPFVEENLVSAAGGSTSHMVSFSYFNAFNSLLNNMELIRKIYSTMAGTRKDTLVTKEEFVHAANKFGQITPMEVDILYQLSGLHSPSGRLNLLDIERVAPLEEGCLPHHLVETQKQSHGDGSRPIWLQVAESAYRFFLGSIAGATGATAVYPIDLVKTRMQNQRSTGSFVGELMYKNSFDCAKKVLRYEGFFGFYRGLVPQLIGVAPEKAIKLTVNDFVRDKFTQKDDTIPLFAEIMAGGCAGASQVIFTNPLEIVKIRLQVAGEITTGPRVSALSVVRDLGFFGLYKGAKACFLRDIPFSAIYFPVYAHTKAQLADENGRLGALQLLTAGAIAGVPAASLVTPADVIKTRLQVAARAGQTTYDGVIDCFKKIMREEGFRALWKGAGARMCRSSPQFGVTLVTYELLQRWFYVDFGGHRPAGSEPTPKSRISELPPINAEHIGGYRLAAATFAGVENKFGLHLPKFKSSGVVSIHHREPAAPVQAP, encoded by the exons ATGGCAACG gtGCAATCGACCAAACGTGGGGACCCAAATGAATTGAAAGCCATTTTCCAGAAG TATGCCAGTATAGTGGACAAGGATGGGGAAAGGTTCATGACTCCAGCTGACTTTGTACAGAACTATCTGGGACTTCACACACAGATTCACCACAACCCCAAAACTGTCCAACTCATTGCTGCTGTTGCTGATACCACAAAGGACGG GCTCATCTCATTCCAGGAGTTCCTTGCATTCGAGTCTGTGCTGTGTGCACCAGACGCCCTCTTCATAGTAGCTTTTCAACTCTTTGACAAGACCGGAACCGGGACCGTTTCCTTCG aaaatgtgcgAGACATCTTCAGTCAAACCACGGTCCACCACCACATTCCCTTCAACTGGGACTGCGAGTTCATCCGCCTGCACTTTGGTCACGATCGCAAGAAAGACCTCAGCTACCTGGAGTTCACACAATTCCTGCAG GAGCTGCAGTTGGAGCACGCACGCCAGGCGTTTGCCCAGAAGGACAAAGGGAAGAATGGGGTCATCTCTGCTATGGACTTCAGTGACATAATGGCCACAATCAGACACCACATGCTTACTCCTTTTGTGGAGGAGAACCTTGTCTCG gctgcagggggcagcacctCCCACATGGTCAGCTTCTCCTACTTCAACGCATTCAACTCCCTCCTGAACAACATGGAGCTCATCCGCAAGATCTACAGCACAATGGCCGGCACGCGGAAGGACACGCTGGTCACTAAAG AGGAGTTTGTTCATGCTGCCAACAAGTTTGGTCAGATCACTCCAATGGAAGTCGATATCTTGTACCAGTTGTCAGGCCTGCACTCTCCCTCTGG GCGTCTGAATCTCCTCGACATCGAAAGAGTAGCTCCACTAGAAGAAGGATGTCTTCCCCACCACTTGGTCGAAACCCAAAAACAG TCTCATGGAGACGGCTCCAGGCCCATTTGGCTCCAGGTGGCAGAATCAGCCTACAGGTTCTTTCTGGGTTCCATTGCTGGAG CCACCGGTGCTACAGCGGTGTACCCCATCGACTTGGTGAAGACTCGTATGCAGAACCAGAGGTCCACTGGGTCGTTTGTTGGAGAGCTGATGTACAAGAACAGCTTTGACTGTGCAAAGAAGGTTCTTCGTTATGAGGGCTTTTTTGGCTTCTACAGAG GTCTGGTTCCTCAGCTCATCGGTGTTGCTCCTGAAAAAGCCATCAAACTCACA gTAAACGACTTTGTTCGAGACAAATTCACCCAAAAAGACGACACAATTCCTCTATTTGCTGAGATCATGGCTGGAGGCTGT GCCGGAGCATCTCAGGTGATCTTCACAAACCCTCTGGAGATCGTGAAGATTCGCCTGCAGGTCGCAGGTGAGATCACCACCGGGCCTCGAGTCAGCGCCCTCAGCGTTGTCCGCGACCTGGGCTTCTTCGGCCTCTACAAG GGTGCCAAAGCTTGCTTCTTGAGGGACATTCCCTTCTCGGCCATCTATTTCCCCGTGTACGCCCACACTAAGGCACAGTTAGCAGATGAAAACGGTCGACTGGGAGCTTTGCAGCTTCTCACTGCAGGAGCCATTGCAG GTGTCCCTGCTGCCTCCCTCGTGACTCCTGCTGATGTCATCAAGACGCGACTGCAGGTCGCCGCAAGGGCGGGGCAGACCACTTATGATGGGGTCATCGACTGCTTTAAGAAGATTATGAGGGAGGAAGGCTTCCGGGCTTTGTGGAAAGGCGCTGGAG CTCGCATGTGCCGCTCCTCCCCTCAGTTTGGTGTGACCCTGGTGACTTATGAACTTCTGCAGCGATGGTTTTATGTTGACTTTGGAGGACA TCGCCCTGCAGGCTCCGAGCCGACGCCCAAATCTCGCATTTCCGAGCTTCCCCCCATCAACGCCGAGCATATCGGAGGCTACCGCCTGGCCGCAGCTACCTTCGCTGGGGTGGAGAACAAATTCGGCCTCCATCTTCCCAAGTTCAAGTCTT
- the metap1d gene encoding methionine aminopeptidase 1D, mitochondrial: protein MASVARQGSGLAAKTGLTGFLQRVSCSWSSGAPPAHVCRQRRQFFWKKWKSSSSVVRPATVRPSYPVPEHIQRPDYVTSGLVPEWPDYIEIKNQEQIEGLTRACQLARHVLLLAGSSLNVGMTTDEIDFIVHQETIRHNAYPSPLRYGGFPKSVCTSVNNVVCHGIPDSRKLEDGDIINIDVTVYLDGYHGDTSETFLIGQVDEVGQRLVETARRCRDEAIAVCRPGAQLCVIGNTISEIVQANGFQVCPYFIGHGIGSSFHCHPEIWHHANDNDIIMEEGMAFTIEPIVMEGSSEFRILKDKWTAVSVDDKRSAQFEHTVIITSDGVEILTKLPEESNL from the exons ATGGCGTCTGTGGCTCGCCAGGGTTCTGGACTGGCGGCAAAAACAG GACTGACAGGTTTTCTGCAGAGAGTGTCTTGCTCATGGAGTTCCGGTGCTCCTCCTGCACATGTATGTCGGCAGCGCCGACAGTTCTTCTGGAAAAAGTGGAAAAGTTCTTCAAGTGTTGTCCGGCCAGCTACTGTTCGACCGTCTTATCCAGTTCCAGAG cacatacagCGGCCTGACTACGTTACCTCCGGACTGGTCCCAGAATGGCCTGATTACATCGAAATCAAAAACCAAGAGCAGATTGAAGGCCTCACCAGAGCGTGTCAACTAGCAAGACATGTGCTGTTGCTAGCTGGAAGTAGCTTGAAT GTTGGCATGACAACAGATGAAATAGACTTCATCGTGCACCAGGAAACCATCAGGCACAATGCTTACCCATCGCCCCTCAGATACGGAGGTTTTCCCAAGTCAGTCTGCACATCTGTGAATAATGTGGTCTGTCACGGCATACCTGACAG TCGGAAACTTGAAGATGGAGATATTATCAACATAGACGTTACT GTGTATTTGGATGGTTACCACGGTGACACCTCAGAAACCTTCCTGATTGGTCAGGTGGATGAAGTTGGTCAGCGGCTGGTGGAGACGGCGAGACGCTGCAGAGATGAGGCCATAGCTGTATGCAGGCCAGGTGCACAACTCTGTGTTATAGGAAATACTATCag TGAAATAGTCCAAGCTAATGGCTTTCAAGTGTGCCCATATTTCATTGGACACGGGATAGGCTCCTCCTTTCATTGCCACCCTGAGATTTGGCACCATG ctaACGACAATGACATAATCATGGAGGAAGGAATGGCTTTCACAATAG AGCCCATAGTGATGGAGGGATCTTCTGAGTTTAGGATCTTAAAGGACAAATGGACGGCAGTGTCTGTGGATGATAAGAG GTCAGCCCAGTTTGAGCACACAGTGATCATCACATCTGATGGAGTAGAGATTCTCACCAAACTACCAGAAGAAAGTAATCTCTGA